A portion of the Eulemur rufifrons isolate Redbay chromosome 30, OSU_ERuf_1, whole genome shotgun sequence genome contains these proteins:
- the FHL1 gene encoding four and a half LIM domains protein 1 isoform X1 → MASRHSGPTSYKVGTMAEKFNCHYCREALQGKKYVQKDGHHCCLKCFDKFCANTCVECRKPIGADAKEVHYKNRFWHDTCFRCSKCLHPLANETFVAKDSKILCNNCTTREDSPKCKGCFKAIVAGDQNVEYKGSVWHKDCFTCSNCKQVIGTGSFFPKGENFYCVTCHETKFAKHCVKCNKAITSGGITYQDQPWHADCFVCVTCSKKLAGQRFTAVEDQYYCVDCYKNFVAKKCAGCKNPITGKRTVSRVSHPVSKARKPPVCHGKRLPLTLFPSANLRGRHPGGERTCPSWVVVLYRKNRSLAAPRGPGLVKAPVWWPMKDNPGTTTASTAKSAP, encoded by the exons ATGGCTTCCCGGCACTCAG GTCCTACCAGCTACAAGGTAGGCACTATGGCCGAGAAGTTCAACTGCCACTATTGCCGGGAAGCCCTGCAAGGGAAGAAGTACGTGCAGAAGGATGGCCATCACTGCTGCCTGAAGTGCTTTGACAAGTTCTGCGCCAACACCTGCGTGGAATGCCGCAAGCCCATCGGTGCGGATGCCAAG GAAGTGCACTATAAGAACCGCTTCTGGCACGACACCTGCTTCCGCTGCTCCAAGTGCCTTCACCCCTTGGCCAATGAGACCTTTGTGGCCAAGGACAGCAAGATCCTGTGCAACAACTGCACCACTCGTGAGGATTCCCCCAAGTGCAAGGGGTGCTTCAAGGCCATTGTGGCAG GAGATCAGAATGTGGAGTACAAGGGAAGTGTCTGGCACAAGGACTGCTTTACCTGCAGCAACTGCAAGCAAGTCATTGGGACTGGAAGCTTCTTCCCGAAAGGGGAGAACTTCTACTGCGTGACTTGCCACGAGACCAAGTTTGCCAAGCATTGCGTCAAGTGCAACAAG GCCATCACATCTGGAGGAATCACTTACCAGGATCAGCCCTGGCATGCCGATTGCTTTGTGTGTGTTACCTGTTCTAAGAAGCTGGCTGGGCAGCGTTTCACCGCTGTGGAGGACCAGTATTACTGCGTGGATTGCTACAAGAACTTTGTGGCCAAGAAGTGTGCTGGATGCAAGAACCCCATCACTG GGAAAAGGACTGTGTCAAGAGTGAGCCACCCAGTCTCTAAAGCTAGGAAGCCCCCAGTGTGCCACGGGAAACGCTTGCCTCTCACCCTGTTTCCCAGCGCCAACCTCCGGGGCAGGCATCCGGGTGGAGAGAGGACTTGTCCCTCGTGGGTGGTGGTTCTTTATAGAAAAAATCGAAGCTTAGCAGCTCCTCGAGGCCCG gGTTTGGTAAAGGCTCC